One window from the genome of Pyrus communis chromosome 16, drPyrComm1.1, whole genome shotgun sequence encodes:
- the LOC137719872 gene encoding small ribosomal subunit protein eS6-like, with amino-acid sequence MGGCDKQGFLMKKGVLTQGRVRGLLLHRGTPCFRGYGRRNGERRRKSVRGCIVSPDLSVLNLVVVKKGDSDLPGLTDVEKPRMRGPKRASKIRKLFNLTKEDDVRKYVNTYRRTFTNKKGKETSNAPKIQRLVTPWTLQRKRARIAEKKKRVAKAKSEAAEYQKLLASRLKEQRERRSESLVKRRSRLSGASKPSITV; translated from the exons atgggtggCTGTGACAAGCAAGGCTTTCTTATGAAGAAAGGAGTGTTAACTCAGGGTCGTGTGAGAGGCCTTTTGCTTCACAGAG gaACCCCGTGCTTCCGTGGGTATGGAAGGAGGAATGGGGAACGAAGAAGGAAGTCTGTTCGTGGATGCATTGTCAGTCCAGACCTCTCTGTTCTGAACTTGGTTGTTGTTAAGAAAGGTGACTCTGACCTCCCCGGGCTGACTGATGTTGAAAAACCAAGAATGAGGGGTCCAAAGAGGGCATCAAAGATCCGGAAGTTATTTAACCTCACCAAGGAAGATGACGTTAGGAAGTATGTCAACACCTACCGCAGAACATTCACAAACAAAAAGG GCAAGGAGACTAGCAACGCTCCCAAAATTCAGAGACTGGTTACTCCTTGGACTTTACAAAGGAAGCGAGCAAGGATtgcagagaagaagaaaagagtggCAAAGGCAAAGTCAGAGGCAGCAGAGTaccaaaagctccttgcttCCAGGTTGAAGGAGCAGCGAGAGCGCCGTAGTGAGAGCTTAGTCAAGAGGAGGTCACGACTCTCTGGTGCTTCCAAGCCATCTATTACTGTTTAG
- the LOC137720008 gene encoding serine/threonine-protein kinase SAPK2-like, which yields MERYEIEKDIGSGNFGVAKLVKDKWSGERFAIKFIERGQKIDEHVQREIMNHRSLKHPNIIRFKEVLLTPNDLAIVMEYAAGGELFERICNAGRFSEDEARYFFQQLISGVSYCHSMQICHRDLKLENTLLDGSAAPRLKICDFGYSKSSVLHSQPKSTVGTPAYIAPEVLSRKGYDGKIADVWSCGVTLYVMLVGAYPFEDPEDPRNFRKTLQRILSVHYSIPAYVRVSMDCRHLLSRIFVANPEKRITIPEIKQHPWFLKNIPVEFMEEIGLPNNDHNYESSSQSNEEILAIIQEARKPAVNGTKYGGHLLGSMDLDEIDDAEIDDIETSGDFVCAL from the exons atGGAAAGGTATGAGATAGAGAAGGATATTGGGTCGGGGAATTTTGGGGTTGCGAAGCTGGTGAAGGACAAATGGAGTGGCGAGCGCTTTGCCATCAAGTTTATTGAGAGAGGCCAGAAG attgatgagcatgtACAGAGGGAGATTATGAACCACAGGTCCTTGAAGCATCCAAATATAATAAGATTTAAAGAG GTGTTGTTGACACCAAACGATTTAGCAATTGTGATGGAATATGCAGCTGGAGGTGAACTTTTCGAAAGAATATGCAATGCTGGTCGATTCAGTGAGGACGAAGCAAGATATTTCTTTCAACAGCTCATATCAGGAGTCAGCTATTGTCATTCAATG CAAATTTGCCACAGAGATCTTAAATTGGAAAACACTCTTCTGGATGGAAGCGCAGCCCCGCGTCTCAAAATTTGCGACTTTGGTTATTCCAAG TCATCTGTGTTGCATTCCCAACCGAAATCAACTGTTGGAACACCGGCATACATTGCACCGGAAGTCCTGTCAAGAAAAGGGTATGATGGCAAG ATTGCGGATGTTTGGTCATGTGGGGTTACCTTGTATGTCATGCTTGTTGGTGCTTATCCCTTTGAAGATCCAGAAGATCCAAGAAATTTCAGAAAAACACTTCAG AGGATTCTTAGTGTCCACTATTCAATTCCGGCCTATGTACGTGTTTCCATGGACTGCAGACATCTGCTTTCTCGAATCTTCGTTGCTAACCCAGAAAAG AGAATAACTATCCCGGAAATAAAGCAGCATCCGTGGTTTCTAAAAAACATCCCAGTAGAATTCATGGAAGAAATTGGCCTCCCAAACAATGACCACAATTATGAATCATCATCCCAAAGCAATGAAGAAATATTGGCAATAATTCAAGAAGCTAGAAAACCTGCTGTGAACGGCACCAAATATGGGGGACATTTACTTGGGAGCATGGATCTTGATGAGATAGACGACGCTGAAATAGATGATATAGAGACTAGTGGTGATTTTGTTTGTGCGTTATGA
- the LOC137719873 gene encoding uncharacterized protein, whose product MAGVMACQETKEQPQWDGSVAGRSYKPRNREMAHETLMNNYFNSNSVYIEEDFRCRFRMRRHVFEPDAMDDTYGMFESTCLDNLAEFCHTVVQIYKEEYLREPNQVDLERLIRKAEDCGFPSMIRVLGSQIDVTILGCSPFFNNPTDSKSPQLDYYINGCQYIMRYYLVDNIYPKWVTLVQAIANLVDDAQRWFILHQKAYRKDVERAFGILQAQWKIIKEPARGWSRDKLNSIMVSCIILHNIIMEHERDGYIDGESDDNQDDLNRSRRAKIYDVLNLPLDPRTGNISLNEYMRCHMMIRSHATNKYLQ is encoded by the exons ATGGCTGGGGTCATGGCGTGTCAGGAAACTaaggaacaacctcaatgggaTGGCTCTGTTGCtggtcgctcttacaaaccacgaaatAGAGAGATGGCGCATGAAactctgatgaacaactacttcaactcCAACTCTGTGTACATAGAAGAGGATTTCAGATGTCGTTTCCGGATGAGGCGTCATGTCTTCGAGC CTGATGCGATGGATGATACATATGGTATGTTTGAGTCTACATGTCTTGATAATCTTGCTGAATTCTGTCACACAGTTGTTCAGATTTACAAAGAGGAGTACCTTCGTGAACCAAATCAAGTAGATCTGGAGAGGCTCATTCGCAAAGCTGAAGACTGTGGCTTTCCGAGCATGATAAG AGTCCTAGGATCCCAAATTGACGTTACAATACTTGGATGTTCACCCTTCTTTAATAACCCGACGGATAGTAAAtcacctcaacttgactactacattAACGGGTGTCAGTACATTATGAGGTATTACTTGGTAGATAACATTTACCCAAAGTGGgtgacacttgtccaagcaattgcAAACCTTGTGGATGATGCCCAAAGGTGGTTTATCTTACACCAAAAGGCATaccggaaagatgttgagagagctttcggtattctacaagcacaGTGGAAGATCATTAAGGAACcggcaagagggtggagtcgagaTAAATTGAACTCCATCATGGTGtcgtgcatcatattacacaacataATTATGGAGCATGAGCGAGATGgctatattgatggagagtctgaTGACAACCAAGATGATTtaaataggtcaagaagggcGAAAATATATGATGTGCTTAATTTGCCTTTGGATCCAAGAACtggtaatatctctttaaatgagtacatgaggtgCCACATGATGATACGTTCAcatgccacaaacaagtacctacaatag